In Glycine max cultivar Williams 82 chromosome 4, Glycine_max_v4.0, whole genome shotgun sequence, the genomic stretch AGATGATAATAACGAGATCTTTTGCATTATTATACtatatcaatatttattatGGAGCCATTTTCAAGTTATTGAGCGAAAATGACTTTCACACGCCaatctttaataataataataataaataaataaataatatgtattattttaatttttgatttttttatgggaAATGTTGTTTCTTTGATATatggatttttatttaatagattaattttttctagtaactaattttcttatatatggACTCAAAGGATGAATGTCTCGCCATATACTTAAAATCGAGAATCAAATCTCTATTCATGTGTTTAAgatgtaaaattatttgttaattatgtcacaaattatattaaataaaaagaatattagtATTTCATACATGAATTAATAATCAGTAGTTATGATACAATAGTTAATTATCAATCTGTTAATTGAATAACACAGAGTTTTAGTAATATTAATGGGcttgaaaataacataaaaaagttGTTCACCATTTTAATTGGCTGGTTAATATTTAATGGTGTACATGAATGGACAAGAAAGCAAAATCATTCTAAATATATGTGGTCCCGCATTAAAGTTTCCTTTGAATGATTTGGCCACTAACATCAttatttgtcacataattgtAAATATTCGGCCACACAACATCTTAGCCAACTTTCATGATAACATTAGAACATGTAACATGCCAACCAATGAGTAAAAGCTCCCTAAGTTTCTTACTGCTGTACATCAAGCTTCCATGTTTTGATATCTTCAGAGATTTAGACAGTCATGCAGTcccaatttttaatttcaacactgtttattaaaaatattaacataagtTGAATTGCTATTACTATTTTACTTTAACCTTTTGATTAAACACAACATTTTCTCAATTTCTTTCgaaatatttactttaagaCGACaatattaagaatatttttgtaAAGGATTTAATATGTATGCTAGTGTAAAACATATTAAATCCTTtacaaaaatattctttattatttaaaatagttattatagaAATCAATTAACTTTATATAAAATCTGCATTTAAATAGCAATATAAAAACATTACATTatagtatattatattatttatctttattaaatGGTCAGATATTATGCTATAATGGGTGATAATTAGTTTCGTTTATACTTCTTTAACtccatttatttttgtttttttaattgtatttgatCTCATTTTCAGTGAGATGACTTTTTATTtggtgataaaaaataataaagcatGGAAAAATTAGTATATCACATTCACAGCATGCAACAAAACTCAAcagtcttatatttttttaattaattattataatatgttgaacaaaaatgattcaaaacaCAAGTTTTCATAAGAATTTCCAATTTATTTGGTAGTAAATGTCTTGATGAGaggttatttttatatttattcctcAAGTCAAATGAACAGAAATTGTACCCAAtggttggtaaaaaaaaatgttcaaattttaataataattcaaatttgtgaatgaaaaaatataattaaaataagaaaattttattaaagataactaattaaattttttaataaatattaattattaataaagttaataaatactctacaataataaaatgtttaaaaaaataataatacatataaGATGTATTAGTATTAGTAAACtaagatgaaaaaagaaaaacatttacatccattAACTCAGTTATCAAATTAGAACACAGAATGGAGTCTGAATTTTGACTGTGAAGAAGGAATCAACTTCTGTTCTGTTCTGTTCCGCATTGCAATGCAAAGCAGTCTTTTTCAAAGGATGGACTCTGCAGCAGTACAGTGTACAGTACCTGCATGCGTCTTGCCACATCCAATCAGAACCACACTGATGACTCAGCATTCGCCACGTCAGCGTGGTGGGTCCACCAAGCGATGATTAACGCGGCTAGATGGAATCACGGTCGGCACAACCAACGGTCCACAACCGAAGCCATAATCCCTCACTCCCCCGCGAATCACCGGAACATTCATTCCCCTTAGACACCACGGTTCTCTCTCGCCATTCCCAAGATAAAGCAACCaacaccaaagagagagagagagagaacaaactcacacacacacaaagtgaCTCTTCCGATGAAGTTAATCGGCGACGGTGCCGGTGGCCGGAAAGTTCTCGTCGGCGTTAAATTAGATCCTCGCAGCCGCGAATTGCTGACGTGGGCTCTCGTCAAGGTCGCCGAGCCCGGCGACCTCGTCATTGCTCTTCACGTCCTTGACACCATCACTGGTTCATTTCTCTCTCTaacggttttttttttcttactctcAATAATCTGAAtcattactatttttttgttgttattacaGAGGGAACGGCGTCGCTGTTATCTCTTGTGAAGACATTCGATTCCGTTCTCGCCGTCTACGAAGGTTTCTGCAACCTGAAACAGGTTCCTTTTTCGTTTTTCGCCGTTATTTTTTTTCCGTTTCGAGCCACGCGAAATGAATGAGCCAGCCGTTACTGCGTTTTCCATTTCCAAAATCTGTAACGGTTTTTGTTTCCCATTCAGGTTGGGCTGAGGCTTAAAGTGTGTCGCGGTGACTCGGTTCGGAAGGCCTTGGTGCAAGAGGCGAAGGCGTTTGGCGTTTCCACCGTGATTTTGGGAACTTCGAAATCTCATCACACTATTCGGTCTTCCGCGTGGGTTGCAAAGTACTGCGCGAAGAAATTGCCCAAGTGTATCTCTGTCTTCTCCGTTGATAATGGCAAAATCGCGTTCCGGAGAGAAGCTAATGGAAATTGCAGTGATCGAGGTTTTGCTTTATTCCTTCCATTTCTGCGTTTGTTTTACTTAGGACGTTGTTGTTGTTCAATAACATGCTTTTTTAGTGAAAtgtgttttacttttttagttaggttagaaaaagaaaattgagaatGATAGAGTTTTACTGTTGTGGCAGAGAAATTGTGTGAAGGATCGAGTTTGTCGTCAAAATCATTGGTGGTTTATACAAATAAGAATATGAAGAGTTGTGGAAGTTGTGAATTGCAAGAGTGTTCTGGAAATGAGTTTGAGCAAGGGTTGTGTGGGGATGTTGAGAAGGAGAATCCGCTTGCTTTGGTTCCGTTTAAGAAGCTTGATGATGCTCCTTGTTTTTCGGTTTTGGTGGATAACTCGAAGCATAAACCTGGTTGGTCACTGCTTCGTCACGTGTTTCATCACAAGAAGCATACCCATAAGTCTTCTATGAAGAATACGTTTGTTTTTCAAAGGGCATTGCGGCAGCCGAATTGTCATTCTTCTGCTGTGGTCCATCCTGATCATAAACAAATTAGTATTGAGCAGATTGATGATTCCCCCCTTGATGGGGTGAGTGGTGCCATTGTACCATTTGAATCTACTACAACTACTATCTTTACTCTTCCCTCCATTTGCAGTGATTTGAGTAGCCTTCCCGAAGAATTGTTGGTATTACAAGAAAAGTACACGTCCTCGTGCCGATTATATAGTTTGCAGGAACTTGTATCTGCGACCTCCAACTTTGTATCTG encodes the following:
- the LOC100815722 gene encoding probable receptor-like serine/threonine-protein kinase At5g57670; this encodes MKLIGDGAGGRKVLVGVKLDPRSRELLTWALVKVAEPGDLVIALHVLDTITEGTASLLSLVKTFDSVLAVYEGFCNLKQVGLRLKVCRGDSVRKALVQEAKAFGVSTVILGTSKSHHTIRSSAWVAKYCAKKLPKCISVFSVDNGKIAFRREANGNCSDREKLCEGSSLSSKSLVVYTNKNMKSCGSCELQECSGNEFEQGLCGDVEKENPLALVPFKKLDDAPCFSVLVDNSKHKPGWSLLRHVFHHKKHTHKSSMKNTFVFQRALRQPNCHSSAVVHPDHKQISIEQIDDSPLDGVSGAIVPFESTTTTIFTLPSICSDLSSLPEELLVLQEKYTSSCRLYSLQELVSATSNFVSENLVGKGGCSYVYRGCLPDGKELAVKILKPSENVIKEFVQEIEIITTLRHKNIISISGFCLEGNHLLLVYDFLSRGSLEENLHGNKVDCSAFGWQERYKVAVGVAEALDYLHNGCAQAVIHRDVKSSNILLADDFEPQLSDFGLASWGSSSSHITCTDVAGTFGYLAPEYFMHGRVTDKIDVYSFGVVLLELLSNRKPINNESPKGQESLVMWATPILEGGKFSQLLDPSLGSEYNTCQIKRMILAATLCIRRIPRLRPQINLILKLLHGDEEVIRWAEQEVNAPQELDGCDEEPVPTNIQSHLNLALLDLEDDTVSISSTEQSVSLEDYLQGRWSRSSSFD